From Coffea arabica cultivar ET-39 chromosome 2e, Coffea Arabica ET-39 HiFi, whole genome shotgun sequence, the proteins below share one genomic window:
- the LOC113728556 gene encoding uncharacterized protein: protein MASGAWCGVAPFLFRKKLPGFEGKEQASKSSKASKNQKQMKNTAVVKSRGVAGNFVKMTDIRTKVLTFRDLLDLSPCIGSASVNELLIWTLQDLHRLYPSLKPSIPVPEIERASTDQVLRCFCDFLKSLGDSWINNGEWMVKCKYDASIKLNQNDLEDIAQSMLEDMNKLARERMFDMMDEDEQMNGYSPSETAFGKALSESYSDSKNSLSSSPATPTSVLQDMTNMLSKGTKQSYTPPLLLQLRVQAVEKLNPIDIKRLSFHMLPHAAAPDPNYPLQKCETFEGRRLELEAKHESVSKAAGTNEVNQDFEMEEDTFNVVMINSDESAIEAGKTRTTNENSVTGPAPCTPAKGDIDVVPPPTSLPKLRSNVSEKENTPQIPVEYKLPLDKIASQGSAPPPPPPPPPPQMFPKNEVLLARQCQTQLLETICPTPPPPPPIPSPIAEGSIAITPPPPPPPPLPPVTSMSTTFFPPPPPPPPPSTSNIPGSIAPPPPPPPPSSMASGNFTFPPPPPPPPMGSGKIAPPPPPPPMGAPNGGVPAPPPPMQPGMRGPPPPPPGLGGAKDPRLRKAATKLKRSSQMGNLYRLLKLKVEGGSNLDAKSSRKGKISSTSGGQQGMADALAEMTKRSAYFQQIEEDFKNHEKSIRELKVSINSFQCSDMTELHKFHKHVESILEKLTDETQVLARFEDFPTKKLEALRMAAALYSKLDTIITTLKNWKIESPVGPVIDKIEKYFSKIKQELDALERTKDEESKKFQSHKINFDFGILVRIKELMVDVSSSCMEQALKERRDAKAMENAQKGPKTECPKKRSGKMLWKAFQFAYRVYTFAGGHDDRADQLTRELASEIQTDPNH from the exons ATGGCATCAGGGGCCTGGTGCGGCGTGGCACCCTTCCTTTTCCGTAAAAAGCTTCCAGGATTTGAG GGCAAAGAACAAGCAAGTAAAAGCTCTAAAgcatcaaaaaatcaaaaacaaatGAAGAATACTGCAGTTGTCAAGTCCCGCGGGGTTGCAGGGAACTTTGTAAAGATGACAGATATTCGGACAAAGGTTCTGACCTTCAGGGACTTGCTTGACTTATCTCCCTGCATTGGCTCTGCTTCTGTGAATGAG CTACTGATATGGACACTGCAGGATCTCCATAGACTATATCCTTCCCTTAAACCAAGCATTCCAGTACCAGAAATAGAAAGAGCATCAACAGATCAG GTACTACGCTGCTTCTGCGATTTCCTGAAATCACTTGGAGACTCATGGATTAACAATGGTGAATGGATGGTTAAATGCAAGTATGATGCCTCTATTAAGCTGAACCAAAATGATCTGGAAGATATTG CACAGTCCATGCTTGAAGACATGAACAAGCTAGCAAGAGAAAGGATGTTTgatatgatggatgaggatgAGCAGATGAATGGATATAGTCCCTCCGAGACTGCATTTGGGAAAGCTTTGTCAGAGTCCTATTCAGACAGTAAAAATTCCCTTTCCAGTTCTCCAGCTACTCCAACTTCAGTCCTTCAAGATATGACCAATATGTTATCCAAAGGCACAAAGCAATCCTATACTCCACCTCTTCTGCTTCAACTTAGAGTTCAAGCAGTTGAAAAACTGAACCCCATAGATATAAAGCGCCTGTCATTCCACATGCTTCCTCATGCAGCAGCTCCAGATCCTAATTACCCACTCCAGAAATGTGAAACATTTGAGGGACGACGGCTGGAGCtggaagcaaaacatgaatcTGTATCAAAAGCAGCAGGCACCAATGAGGTTAACCAAGATTTTGAAATGGAAGAGGACACTTTCAACGTAGTAATGATCAATTCAGATGAGTCGGCAATTGAAGCTGGAAAAACTAGGACTACTAATGAAAATTCGGTAACTGGGCCAGCCCCTTGCACCCCAGCAAAAGGAGATATTGATGTGGTTCCACCACCTACTTCACTCCCTAAACTGAGATCAAATGTCTCTGAAAAGGAAAATACTCCACAAATTCCAGTAGAATACAAATTACCCCTAGATAAAATAGCCTCACAAGGATcagcaccaccaccacccccacctcctcctccaccacaGATGTTTCCCAAAAATGAAGTACTATTGGCACGACAATGTCAAACTCAATTATTGGAAACAATATGTCcaacaccaccaccacctccacctaTACCGTCACCAATTGCTGAGGGAAGCATAGCCATCacaccacctccaccaccacctccacctcTACCACCAGTGACTTCAATGAGCACAACTttctttcctcctcctcctcctcctccacctccATCAACTTCCAACATACCGGGAAGTAtagcaccaccaccaccacctcctccaccTTCATCTATGGCATCAGGAAATTTCACATTtcctccaccaccacccccTCCACCCATGGGATCAGGAAAAATAGCtccaccacctccacctcctCCTATGGGAGCACCCAATGGAGGAGTGCCAGCACCGCCACCCCCCATGCAGCCAGGAATGCGAGGTCCTCCACCTCCTCCTCCAGGGCTTGGAGGTGCCAAAGACCCGCGTCTCAGGAAAGCAGCAACCAAATTGAAGAGGTCATCCCAAATGGGAAATCTGTATCGGCTTCTCAAATTAAAGGTGGAAGGTGGGTCTAATTTAGATGCAAAATCATCAAGGAAAGGTAAAATTTCTTCCACAAGTGGAGGACAACAGGGAATGGCTGATGCACTTGCAGAAATGACAAAGAG GTCAGCATACTTCCAACAGATTGAAGAGGAtttcaaaaatcatgaaaagtcTATCAGGGAGTTGAAAGTTTCCATCAACTCATTCCAGTGTTCGGACATGACTGAACTCCATAAGTTCCACAAGCATGTGGAGTCCATCCTTGAGAAGTTAACTGATGAGACACAG GTGCTAGCAAGATTTGAAgattttccaacaaaaaaatTGGAAGCACTGAGGATGGCAGCAGCATTGTACTCCAAATTAGATACTATAATCACAACCCTTAAGAACTGGAAGATTGAGTCTCCTGTTGGCCCAGTTATTGATAAAATTGAGAAATACTTTAGCAAG ATCAAACAAGAACTGGATGCTTTGGAAAGGACTAAAGATGAAGAGTCTAAGAAATTTCAGAGTCACAAAATCAATTTCGACTTTGGCATCCTTGTACGCATTAAGGAATTGATGGTGGATGTTTCTTCAAGCTGTATGGAGCAGGCACTGAAG GAAAGAAGAGATGCAAAGGCAATGGAGAATGCACAAAAAGGACCTAAAACCGAATGTCCTAAAAAGAGATCTGGTAAAATGCTTTGGAAGGCCTTTCAGTTTGCATACCGGGTTTATACTTTTGCAGGTGGACATGATGACCGTGCTGATCAGCTGACAAGAGAACTGGCTTCTGAAATCCAGACTGATCCGAATCATTAG
- the LOC113730934 gene encoding polyphenol oxidase, chloroplastic, translating into MASLSTSTACTSATTLSSLHYSPFLAKTFHISATKKRNHHFKVSCQATNGERNASRRNVLIGLGGLYGAASLAADPFALAAPIQGPDVSKCGPADLPSGAAPTNCCPPPATTIVDFKLPAPSNTLRVRPAAHLVDEAYIAKFQRAVQLMKALPDDDPRSFKQQANVHCAYCDGAYDQVGFPNLELQVHNSWLFLPFHRYYLYFYERILGKLINDPTFAMPFWNWDAQGGMRLPDIYTDPTSPLYDTLRDGSHQPPTMIDLDFNGTDSNISDSQQLSQNYTIMYRQMVSNSRTPRLFFGSPYRAGDDPDPGAGQLENIPHGPVHVWTGDRTQPNLEDMGNFYSAGRDPIFYAHHSNIDRMWTLWKTLGGRRQDITDTDWLNASFVFYDENAQMVRVRVRDCLDTTKLGYSYQTVDTPWLNSRPTPRLTKVARKVKKLVVANAADHSHSPRDIFPAKLDKIIKVMVKRPKKKRSKKEKDEKEEILVIEKIEVERDAFAKFDIYINDEDDPKSTPENTEFAGSFVNVPHKHKHGKKIKTHLNLSLTEILEDLDAEDDEHVMVTLVPRVGFDAVTIGGIKIILD; encoded by the coding sequence ATGGCATCTCTTTCAACTTCCACTGCCTGCACTTCTGCCACCACCCTTTCCAGTTTGCACTACTCTCCTTTCCTAGCCAAGACCTTTCACATTTCCGCGACCAAAAAACGTAACCATCATTTCAAGGTTTCTTGCCAAGCCACAAATGGAGAAAGAAATGCATCTAGGAGAAATGTACTCATCGGTTTAGGTGGGCTATATGGTGCGGCTAGTCTTGCCGCTGATCCCTTTGCCCTCGCAGCCCCAATACAAGGCCCTGATGTCTCGAAATGCGGCCCAGCCGACTTGCCCTCCGGCGCTGCACCAACCAATTGCTGCCCTCCGCCGGCAACCACCATTGTGGATTTCAAGCTTCCTGCACCATCTAATACTCTACGCGTTAGACCAGCTGCTCATCTTGTTGATGAAGCATACATAGCAAAGTTTCAGAGGGCAGTACAACTCATGAAAGCCCTTCCTGATGATGATCCCAGAAGTTTCAAACAACAGGCAAATGTTCACTGTGCTTATTGTGATGGAGCCTATGATCAAGTTGGATTCCCAAATCTTGAGCTTCAAGTTCACAACTCTTGgcttttccttccatttcatcGGTACTATTTGTACTTCTACGAGAGAATCTTGGGAAAGTTGATCAACGATCCAACTTTTGCCATGCCATTTTGGAACTGGGATGCTCAAGGTGGAATGCGTCTGCCTGATATATACACTGACCCTACTTCTCCACTCTATGATACTCTTCGCGACGGCAGCCACCAGCCTCCAACAATGATAGACTTGGATTTCAATGGAACCGATTCCAACATCTCTGATAGCCAGCAATTGTCCCAAAATTACACTATCATGTACCGCCAAATGGTATCGAATTCCAGGACTCCCCGGCTATTCTTTGGCAGCCCATATCGCGCCGGTGATGATCCTGATCCAGGAGCTGGTCAACTTGAAAACATCCCTCATGGACCAGTCCACGTGTGGACAGGTGACAGAACTCAGCCTAATCTAGAGGACATGGGCAACTTTTACTCGGCCGGTAGAGACCCTATTTTCTATGCTCATCATTCCAACATTGATAGAATGTGGACTTTGTGGAAAACTTTGGGTGGAAGGCGTCAGGATATCACTGACACGGATTGGCTAAACGCTTCATTCGTGTTCTATGATGAAAATGCTCAAATGGTTCGTGTAAGAGTCCGAGATTGTTTGGACACAACCAAGCTTGGGTATAGCTATCAAACTGTGGATACTCCATGGTTGAATTCTCGTCCAACGCCCCGCCTGACAAAGGTAGCGAGGAAAGTCAAGAAACTTGTGGTGGCAAATGCTGCTGACCATAGCCATTCACCTAGAGATATCTTCCCAGCAAAGCTGGACAAGATAATCAAAGTCATGGTTAAGAGgccgaagaagaagagaagcaaGAAGGAGAAAGacgaaaaggaagaaattttggtgATTGAAAAGATTGAAGTGGAGAGAGATGCATTTGCCAAGTTTGACATATACattaatgatgaagatgatccGAAGAGCACGCCGGAGAATACCGAGTTTGCTGGAAGCTTTGTGAATGTTCCTCATAAGCATAAGCATGGGAAGAAGATCAAGACTCATCTGAATCTGTCATTGACTGAGATTTTGGAAGATTTggatgctgaagatgatgaacaTGTGATGGTGACTTTGGTTCCACGAGTTGGATTTGATGCTGTGACCATTGGTGGAATCAAGATTATTCTTGATTGA